The stretch of DNA tttttgtttatttttcttcttcttgacctTCAGCGGTAGACTATCCTCCTCggggcttttttggtcctcctcCGTTTTAGCATAAGGTGAGGCTTCTCCACAGTTCTCGACCTCGCGGGGAGCTGtccttttcttatttttctctgGGACAGGGCTGTTATTACTGTCCTCTTCTTCCTGAACCTtgtatttcttcttcttcttcttcttcttcaattTATCTgagctgagggactctggcagggaAGGTGTAACTGCGATGGGGAGAGCAGATGATAGGAGGTCTGTAACTGACACTGCCGCCTCTCTCAGTCTCATCTCCagctcactgtcactgtcactagGAGAAAATTGCAGAAACAAACTTAAACTGtttattacagtagtattacaATATGAGATACAGGAATATTTCAATCATGCAATGCTACTGTAAGGATTCCTTCCCAAAGTAGTTAACAAGGTGACATCAAACCACCTCACACATCCCAAAGGTTAAAAGGTCAGGCCTACATAGAACAAGCATCACCTTGAGCTGGGGACGGGCCGGCGCCttacaggaggaggagggggatcaATGGTAAACTCTCCTGGGACAGATGTGGTGAACAGCCGGAAACCTTCAAAAAACCAAGAAAAAAGATCAAGACCACACACAGCATTTATATCGCATCATATTTGACATCATACAGTTCGTAACTACTGCATTAGTTTCAATGCAAAACAATTTCTGGATAAACCCTCACCTTCATCTTCACATTTGGTTGACTGTGTGCAGGGTTTTGTTGTTTCTGCAGATATCACTGAAATGCAACTGAATATCAAATTGCATAGTTAGATTAAGTTGGCGACTGAAAAGTTGATAGGTGGAGGTAACACGAGGCAAAGGCTATAGGTAGCTATAATAGTAAAACTGATGTTTCATCAACATTTTCCCATGACAAAGAAGAAATACTGTACCTGTCAAGTATAGCACCTAATTTCTTTGCAACGTGCGCACGGAACTCCGGAGTCGTCTGAAGCTCGTTCCCATCATGTTCATGTTTAGATACAGCCACACTGTTGACCATAGCATTACATAATTACGTGATTGTTCTGGCGAAGCCAAACGTGAGGCAGAACCTCTATGCATGATGGTGAATCATAATAATACAGAGGGGATAGCATGCCATTCAGAGAAAAGGATCAACTTACCGACGGGATAACTTCCCATTGCTTTCCCCATCTAAAACAACAGTCGTTACATTACTGTTAAgactttgctgttgttttggggtaAGATAGATTTGATCGCTGGCTAAAGATTTCACACACTAAACTATCTCCCACCCCACATTTGTTGTTgactagcattagctagctaagttacatCAGGTGTTTTAGCTAAAGCACAAGGTTATTTAGGCTGAATTTACCTGCCGTGTTGGTATTGCGTGTACCATTAATTCCACATGTGCCAAAACTCCAAGCTGCTTCCTTAAACTTTTCCAGATCTTCATCTTCACTGCTTGAGTCTTCAACCATCTTTCCAACGGGGGCTGACATGTTGGATCAAGTACATTTGCCGCTACAAAGCAATGTACTATGGGTAATGAAGTCTTTCGGGGGAGAAATGCACGCCAGTCAGTGGAGTGAGAGTTTGAGTGAACTTAAGGCAAAATGTATACAGAACATttgttcaattgttttttttattccccCCTCTCCTGGCAGTATATCATCTTgcagaaacaaaaacatttaacgGAACATAAAAGGCAATGTTAGGAGGGCTTCTAGTTCTACTTCTAGTTGACCAACTACACATCCAACGATATAGACAACATATGGAGTCTATGGTCCCTGAAATGTAACATTCAAAATACAATAATCTTTGTAGTAATGTTGAATTAAAATCTCACTGTGAAATTTTTCTGTCCTAAAACACATTCATCAATAGATAAAAGTACAATATGCTCAATAAATTCAAAGGGGTTCCAGTTTACACAGTATGCGGGTCCAACTTCATAAGAGTGAAAAATTATATCAGTAGAGACTGTGTTGTAAAAGCCATAATTAGTGTTAATTTGGTGGTGCTATTAGGGGGAAAAATGGTGGCTGCTATCACAAACCTTACATCAGTAAAGGTTTAGAACAGACATCACAAGTCTCTAAAGTAGTTAACATCACAGCCACATCATCATacatatcacaggaggttggtggcaccttaattgggggaggacgggctcgtgataggctggagcagaatgagtggaatggtatcaaacacatggtttccattcgtgccgttccagccattattttgaaccgtcctcccctcagcagcctcaactGATACATACACTATACCTTCCACTTGTCATTATGAACTGTATAGTTATAATTTCATAACTAACCTCTCGTGGACAGAGGAAACGGCGAGAATATGTCGAGACTCACGTACAATTATGTGATTACAAGCAGCAGGATTGGGTTTAGGCGGTTCTTAAATTGGTGCTGTAATTTTAAAGCCTGTGTGTGGATGATAAGCGGTTTCCACTAAATTCCACAGCTACAAACTCAAAATTGTCTatcataaaaattcatgaaaacaaaaaatgtgctttttgacCATGATAAACACGGGTGAAATTAGCAGAAGGAAGGAGATTTGGCCATTTCCGTTTACAAGGGAGGAGACTTCGCACAAAGGTAATGAATTGTTATCGGCATTCCCCCAGAAGTAAAACAAGAAATCACTAACTTTCGCGCtaattttacttctgggtaaccAATATTATTTTATAGCTGACTGGGATATGCTTAGAATGAATTCACAAAAATCTCTTCCAGCCAGCGTTTGACATGTTGGACAGATTTGTAGCGCAGCACAGCTGGACTTCACATGGATTTCTCTCAAACACAACAAAGCCTCTTGAGCTGAGAAGTCTGAATACAAGGCACATGTGGGAGGTTTCATTTAGTTTTGGAAAACTCAGTAACTCCAGCAGGCACGAACATACTACAAGCACATTTACAAATGCTAAACACGTAACAGACCAGGGGTGTTGTCTGTCACTTACTACCCCCCATGCCCAccattgccctcagaacagcctcaatttgtcagggcatagaCTCCACaaagtgtcaaaagcattccacaggaatcctggcccatgttgactccaatgcttcccacagttgtgtcaagttggctggaggtccttagggtggtggaccatttttgatacacacagggaaatgttgagcgtgaaaaacccagcagcgttcatgacacaaacctgacatctactaccataccccgttcaaaggcacttaaatattttgtcgtgcccattcaccctctgaatggcacaaacacacaatccatatctcaaggcttaaaagtccttctttaaccatcatctacactgattgaaatggatttaagtgatatcaataagggatcatagcttttacctggtcagtcagtcatggaaagagcaggttttcataatgttttgtgcTCTGTGTATATAGCTAGAGGGGTGACATGGGACACCCAATACGAAAAATACAGCTTCTACACCAAGGCAAGATGTCAAATTCATGGAGCATCTGTTAGTCTCAAAGCTGAATATACAGTTTAGCCCACTATATGAGGAATGAAGACATAGCAAAGGATCACGATTGCGACTTGAGCAGAATGAGTACTTAAAAATTGATGACCAGAACCAAACTATTGTTCAATGAAATTAGGTAGTATCACAGTTGTAGTAATTTGCTTGCAATCCAATTGTGCCATCTGTCAACTTCAATCATTGTTCATCTTACGGGCTACAAATGACCGGTATTTAACATTCAGATTGGGATCATGTAACGTTCCCTTATCCCTCTGTAAAGCTGTCTGGTAACAGTTGACTAAACACAAAACAactcaaaaacaaggatattgcAACAAATACTGAACTCAAAGCAGATTGAAATAAGCAGTAAAGTAACCATTTAAATGTGGAAACATTAGAAAAGACAAATGAAAACATGTTCAACATTACAAAAGAGTGATTGACAAGAGATTCCAATGAGTCCAAGCAATAGATGGGTACGAGGTATCAAATAAATGAAGCAACCTGTTTGGAAGGTAGATATGGTCCTTTTTCTCCAAACCTGGGGCTGGTATAGTTTGTTGGAATGTCTGAAGTGGAGAAAGTACACTCCTGTTCCCAAAAGAGCTACATGATGATTGTATTCAGGGGCAATGTGACCCCTGCTTTGCATTGCACACAAGAAGCTAATCTTCAGATACTACTGGCCTCCATCGTAGGCGTAGTCTGCCTTATTGTGCATGATCAGTTTGTTGTCCACAAAATAGAAGCTGTCTGACCTGGTCTCATACGGGTGCTCCACCATTAGGCCAACTTAAAGAGACAAAAAAGAAGGAAATTCAGTTTGCAAATGACTTCATAAGGAACAGCAGAACACACATATCACGAACTAAAAAAGTAAATTACTGCTGTTCAGCGCACCAAAATAAACAACCTGTAGAGGAACCATGTGACTGTCTAGTATCCACATTCCTCCCCTTACAACGAGAGTTATATGACTGGCTCTGTATGGATGTGGATAGTATAGACTTACAGACTTGGCCAGCTATGTTCTGGCCAGTCTGAACTTTAGCTTGTAgggacacacacaggctacaacaAAGTTGATAGACGAAGTGAGAAAGATGCACTACTACTATTAGACTTACTGAGGTCCTCATGGAGCTGGGGAAACTCATAGATGTGTTCGCAAGTGTTCCGGCTGTTTGGGATGCAGAATCCGAAGTCAAAGTCAAAGTTCTTGAGAACTTTATTCTGGAAATAATGCCTCTCTATCATGCGAAAGCTGTTAACAGGCCGGTCCCCCACGGTGAACTCCACACTGAAAGCAGAGTAGAAAGAGGCACTTGAGATACTAGCAGGGACATGCTGAACATAACTGTGGGTGGTATCTGCATTAATTTGCTTCAACTACTTGAATTGTAGATTTATTCATTGACCATCTATATTCCTTTTTATAGTCCAAAAGTAGGATGATTCTTTCAATAGTTGTTCCCAGCAGTGTGCTCTGCCAAATTCTCTCTGTTGTAGTTTAGGTGGTTGCCGGAGCTGCAGGACTTAGTTTCTTGTGCTGGTAAGCCACACCAGCAAACTAAACAGTTCAGAATTTGTCAGCATAAGGGAAAGCACATACTATGGAACATTTAGGCCTTACCAAAGTATGTGGTCTTTCAATGATGAGTCATGTGACTTCTAACAATGATAATGCATGTGATGTTTCCTGTTTAATCCACTGCCTTACGTTGCACCAACATTCCGCAGTCTGAGGAAGGCTGGCGTGAACTGATAGCGCACAAAGCGCCCAGAACTGGTGTCTCCATCTCCATTCTCCTCATCTTCAGGGTCTGATGAAGACAACATGGATTCAAATGTAATTGGCATCCAAATAAGTGACAAAAGGTAATCTCGGATTTCAACCTAAAATTATAGCTACAACAGTTGCCTAAGGACTACATTCATTATCATAGAAGGAATAACTTGGCTTGTTTGGTTTTACTTGAAATAAT from Salvelinus sp. IW2-2015 linkage group LG33, ASM291031v2, whole genome shotgun sequence encodes:
- the LOC111957676 gene encoding protein CUSTOS codes for the protein MSAPVGKMVEDSSSEDEDLEKFKEAAWSFGTCGINGTRNTNTADGESNGKLSRRVAVSKHEHDGNELQTTPEFRAHVAKKLGAILDSCISVISAETTKPCTQSTKCEDEGFRLFTTSVPGEFTIDPPPPPVRRRPVPSSSDSDSELEMRLREAAVSVTDLLSSALPIAVTPSLPESLSSDKLKKKKKKKKYKVQEEEDSNNSPVPEKNKKRTAPREVENCGEASPYAKTEEDQKSPEEDSLPLKVKKKKNKQKGTDESVEEEVEKH
- the LOC111957677 gene encoding protein unc-119 homolog B-like, whose amino-acid sequence is MSGSNSRNETAATVKGPDTDMGLAANSRERKSGGDVMKRLKSRRNQTDKQRPVVTEDELRALGRDITPDEILGLCAVTRDYLCKPEDNVYNIDFTRFKIRDLETGTVLFEIAKPHNCDPEDEENGDGDTSSGRFVRYQFTPAFLRLRNVGATVEFTVGDRPVNSFRMIERHYFQNKVLKNFDFDFGFCIPNSRNTCEHIYEFPQLHEDLIGLMVEHPYETRSDSFYFVDNKLIMHNKADYAYDGGQ